Proteins encoded in a region of the Nostoc sp. UHCC 0926 genome:
- a CDS encoding CAAD domain-containing protein → MKLAQIDIRGDQTTTVIPEENRKFIDSKVQQSKSFDITSTEPIVELESSKIETQPLLLDANQPLLRENEVEQSQSADITSTETIAELESSKIEIQPLLLDAEKSVPWESEVQQSKSFDITSTEPIVELESSKIETQPLLLDTNKPVPWESEVQQSKSFDITSTEPIAALESSKFETQPLLLPANQPLTEWQQVGGKLSALLEQFPNYLGRFSTEYQLPIICFATIIAATIVVKIVVAVLDVVDEIPQVNRAFELTGIGYLTWFVFRYLLKASTRQELAAQISFIQKEIVEGQDS, encoded by the coding sequence ATGAAGTTGGCTCAAATTGATATCCGTGGTGACCAAACGACAACTGTTATCCCCGAAGAAAATAGGAAATTTATCGATAGCAAAGTACAACAATCAAAATCTTTTGATATTACATCAACTGAACCTATTGTAGAACTTGAAAGTTCAAAAATTGAAACTCAACCATTGCTACTAGATGCTAATCAACCATTACTTCGAGAGAACGAAGTAGAACAATCACAATCTGCTGATATTACATCAACCGAAACTATTGCAGAACTTGAAAGTTCAAAAATTGAAATTCAACCATTGCTACTAGATGCTGAGAAATCAGTACCTTGGGAGAGCGAAGTACAACAATCGAAATCTTTTGATATTACATCAACTGAACCTATTGTAGAACTTGAAAGTTCAAAAATTGAAACTCAACCATTGTTACTAGATACGAATAAACCAGTACCTTGGGAGAGTGAAGTACAACAATCGAAATCTTTTGATATTACATCAACTGAACCTATTGCAGCACTTGAAAGTTCAAAGTTTGAAACTCAACCATTGCTATTACCTGCTAATCAACCATTAACTGAATGGCAGCAAGTTGGTGGTAAACTTTCTGCCTTATTGGAGCAATTTCCTAATTACTTAGGTAGATTTTCCACCGAATACCAACTGCCGATTATTTGTTTTGCTACAATTATTGCAGCAACTATTGTAGTTAAGATAGTTGTAGCTGTATTAGATGTAGTAGATGAAATCCCACAGGTAAATCGAGCTTTTGAGTTGACTGGAATTGGTTACTTAACTTGGTTTGTTTTCCGATATCTACTCAAGGCTTCTACTCGGCAAGAATTAGCTGCACAAATTAGTTTTATCCAAAAAGAAATTGTTGAGGGACAAGATTCGTAA
- a CDS encoding tetratricopeptide repeat protein, with amino-acid sequence MARKKYRLRKIKRFLSVLLLSSMFLGTGLLSPTFAHITSENYSIQSLSNAQNLYEQGRKFYEAEQFAEAVKVWQHAISAFKSNGDELRQAMTLGDLSLAYQQLGNWSEAENTQFRKKTSTDTPSWLNIAQLLSPAIEQARNWFSLRVALCDRMKP; translated from the coding sequence ATGGCAAGAAAAAAATATAGATTACGGAAAATCAAACGTTTTCTAAGTGTACTGCTGCTTTCGTCTATGTTCTTGGGCACAGGGTTACTGTCGCCGACTTTCGCACATATAACATCGGAAAACTATAGTATTCAAAGCTTGTCCAATGCTCAAAACTTGTATGAACAGGGGAGAAAATTCTATGAAGCCGAACAGTTTGCTGAAGCTGTTAAAGTATGGCAGCACGCTATTTCTGCATTCAAAAGCAATGGAGATGAACTGCGACAAGCGATGACGCTGGGCGATTTATCATTAGCTTACCAGCAACTTGGAAACTGGAGTGAAGCAGAAAATACGCAATTTAGAAAAAAAACCAGCACAGACACGCCCTCATGGTTGAATATTGCCCAACTCTTATCACCTGCTATTGAACAAGCCAGAAATTGGTTTTCTCTGAGGGTGGCTTTATGCGATCGCATGAAGCCATGA
- a CDS encoding Rab family GTPase encodes MSTISKKICLFGDFGVGKTSLIRQFVECQFSDEYLSTVGVKISRKSVEVSKKDLYNGQSLQLIIWDIEGSNKFKAVAQNYFQGSKGAVIVGDVTQPETLNHLQGHIQSFLAVNPKSYIVVALNKSDMIAAEYLEKMRQMYQFSEQSNILDTYLTSAKTGKNVDEIFKTLATRLI; translated from the coding sequence ATGTCTACAATCTCTAAAAAAATCTGCTTGTTTGGTGATTTTGGTGTTGGTAAAACTAGTCTAATTCGCCAATTTGTAGAGTGTCAATTTAGTGATGAATATCTTTCAACTGTAGGAGTCAAAATTTCTCGCAAATCGGTTGAGGTTTCTAAAAAAGACCTGTATAATGGGCAAAGTTTACAGCTTATAATTTGGGATATTGAAGGAAGTAATAAGTTTAAGGCAGTTGCTCAAAACTATTTTCAAGGTTCTAAAGGTGCTGTGATAGTTGGTGATGTCACACAACCAGAAACGCTTAATCATCTCCAGGGGCATATTCAAAGTTTTTTAGCTGTTAATCCTAAAAGCTATATTGTTGTTGCACTGAACAAATCAGATATGATTGCAGCCGAGTATTTAGAAAAAATGCGCCAAATGTATCAATTCAGTGAGCAAAGTAATATATTAGACACTTATCTGACTTCAGCTAAAACTGGCAAGAATGTTGATGAAATATTTAAAACTTTAGCCACTCGTTTAATTTAG
- a CDS encoding OmpA family protein, which produces MTQVENSISQSFELKPEKAVQLDNLLDLLVELKIIESPEQSFSLLPSETDDSHEYITEEIELLQLPPVPLEVCEAYLESAWNFPQNISNPSQITQEELEKSIEIFANFEETLDNSENALQKLREILVGYELAEINNIVDIFEQKFTKIEDQIYDPKELINLLLPCISELLRQKITESKEEIVEIIAPIIDQAIRSRIEQDKISMSAAIAPTIPLAISQQIIIAPEEVSDAIAPTIGRAIKKQIEIEQNIVVDALYPIIGSTIAKYMAETIRAINRQVEETLSVEGIKRKIRAKLQGVSEAELIFKEALPFTIQAIFLIHKASGLIISDIQRSDAQQLEAEMVAGMLTAIRSFANDCINQSGNVIELDAIEYGTSKIILEVAGYCYLALVIQGDPNKNFILKMRQVFSKIVQTHGDLIEKFDGVPDTIPIEVHTLLEELKDTHIQQEKEKKLSPLLILGLTVISTIFIPWGFWQYHSGVIHSIENQTSLALTSVPELAVYRLTVQVEHNKLKLTGRLPNQLLRQKAEQIVKVTSPNWLIDNQILLVEVPADPVLAAAEVKRIIAVLNQTDGIAISAQYIAGKVAVEGTVNRIVDAQIIAHALEAVPGVKFVSSAVRVQPPQIEVRFYFQPDSASLMRGNLGYKVQQVKLFLNQHPNQHLKIIGYSYDHTGKNRYQKLAFMRAKTVQEALIKLGIEPSRLQIIGKTNLPPGIDVTHPLWLSRCVVLESINKQL; this is translated from the coding sequence ATGACTCAGGTGGAAAATTCGATTTCTCAATCTTTTGAGTTAAAACCAGAAAAAGCTGTACAGCTTGATAATTTATTGGATTTACTTGTCGAACTGAAAATTATCGAATCACCTGAGCAATCTTTTTCTTTATTACCATCAGAAACTGATGATAGTCATGAGTATATTACAGAAGAAATTGAACTACTGCAACTTCCTCCAGTGCCGTTAGAAGTATGTGAAGCTTATTTAGAGTCAGCTTGGAATTTTCCTCAAAATATATCTAATCCATCACAAATTACTCAAGAGGAATTAGAAAAATCTATTGAAATCTTTGCAAATTTTGAGGAAACGTTAGACAACTCAGAAAATGCATTGCAAAAATTACGGGAGATATTGGTCGGATATGAATTAGCAGAAATCAACAATATCGTAGATATATTTGAACAAAAATTTACAAAGATAGAGGATCAAATTTACGACCCTAAAGAGCTAATAAATCTACTACTACCGTGTATTTCTGAGCTTTTAAGGCAGAAGATTACAGAGTCAAAAGAGGAAATTGTAGAGATAATTGCTCCAATTATCGATCAGGCTATCCGCAGTCGCATTGAACAAGATAAAATTAGTATGAGTGCGGCGATCGCTCCTACTATTCCCCTAGCTATTTCCCAGCAGATTATTATTGCTCCAGAGGAAGTTTCAGATGCGATCGCTCCTACAATCGGACGAGCTATTAAAAAGCAAATTGAAATTGAACAGAATATTGTTGTGGATGCACTCTACCCAATTATTGGTAGTACCATAGCTAAATATATGGCAGAGACAATCCGTGCAATTAATCGGCAAGTCGAAGAAACCCTCAGTGTTGAAGGAATAAAACGTAAAATTCGTGCCAAGCTACAGGGAGTTTCTGAAGCAGAATTAATTTTTAAAGAAGCTCTACCATTTACAATTCAAGCCATTTTCTTGATTCATAAAGCATCTGGTTTAATTATCTCAGATATTCAGCGCTCTGATGCACAGCAGCTAGAGGCTGAAATGGTAGCAGGAATGCTGACAGCAATTCGCAGCTTTGCCAATGATTGTATCAATCAATCTGGAAATGTAATAGAATTAGACGCAATTGAATATGGGACATCTAAAATAATTTTAGAAGTTGCAGGATACTGTTATTTAGCACTCGTTATACAGGGAGATCCAAACAAAAATTTTATTTTGAAAATGCGGCAAGTATTCAGCAAAATTGTTCAAACACATGGTGATTTAATTGAAAAATTTGATGGTGTTCCAGATACAATCCCTATCGAAGTTCATACACTTCTAGAAGAACTGAAAGATACACATATTCAGCAGGAAAAGGAAAAAAAGTTATCGCCACTACTGATATTAGGCTTAACAGTTATCAGCACCATTTTCATTCCTTGGGGCTTTTGGCAATACCATAGTGGAGTGATCCATTCTATTGAAAATCAAACTTCCTTGGCTCTAACTTCTGTTCCAGAACTAGCTGTATATCGGCTCACAGTGCAGGTAGAACACAATAAATTAAAATTAACAGGACGATTACCTAATCAACTTCTTCGCCAGAAAGCCGAGCAAATTGTCAAAGTAACCTCCCCTAATTGGTTGATTGACAATCAAATTTTATTAGTAGAAGTACCAGCAGACCCTGTATTAGCTGCTGCTGAAGTCAAACGAATCATAGCAGTTTTAAATCAGACTGACGGCATAGCAATTTCTGCTCAATACATTGCTGGTAAAGTAGCTGTCGAAGGTACTGTCAACCGAATTGTAGATGCTCAGATTATTGCTCATGCACTTGAAGCAGTTCCAGGCGTAAAATTTGTATCTAGCGCGGTGCGAGTCCAACCCCCACAGATTGAAGTTCGATTTTACTTTCAACCTGACTCAGCGAGTTTGATGAGAGGGAATTTAGGGTATAAGGTTCAACAGGTAAAGCTTTTCCTCAATCAGCACCCAAATCAGCATTTAAAAATCATTGGTTATAGTTATGACCATACTGGTAAAAACAGATATCAAAAATTGGCATTTATGCGAGCAAAGACTGTACAAGAAGCATTGATTAAATTAGGTATTGAGCCATCTCGTCTACAGATAATTGGTAAGACAAATTTACCACCAGGAATTGATGTAACTCACCCCTTATGGTTAAGCCGCTGTGTAGTTCTAGAATCGATAAACAAGCAACTTTAA
- the nifH gene encoding nitrogenase iron protein, whose amino-acid sequence MRKIAIYGRGGVGKSTTTQNVVAGLTDVGRKVMVVGCDSKADSTRLLLGGFHQKIVLDTLRKEEEDVNLEDFRQEGWGKTLCVESGGPEPGVGCTGRGILTSIGLLEQLGAYDDAVRLDYTFYDGLGDVVCGGFVMPIRERKAQEVYIITSEEIMAMYTVNNICRSIQKYASIGGIRLGGLICNSRKVDQEDDLIKALAEKLGTQMIYSIPRDNMVQRAEFHRKTVIEYAPESEQAQHYRNLATTIDKNRDFVTPKSMSNDQLEELLVRFGLFD is encoded by the coding sequence ATGCGAAAAATCGCTATTTATGGAAGAGGGGGAGTTGGCAAATCCACAACGACTCAAAATGTAGTAGCTGGACTGACTGATGTGGGTCGCAAAGTGATGGTTGTAGGGTGTGACTCGAAAGCAGACTCTACCCGGCTCCTATTGGGGGGATTCCACCAGAAGATTGTACTCGACACGTTGCGTAAAGAAGAAGAAGATGTCAATCTGGAAGACTTTCGCCAGGAAGGATGGGGGAAGACGCTGTGTGTGGAATCAGGCGGGCCGGAACCTGGTGTGGGATGTACAGGTCGAGGCATTCTGACATCAATCGGGTTGCTGGAACAACTTGGTGCCTATGATGATGCAGTTAGACTTGATTATACATTTTATGATGGTCTGGGTGACGTAGTGTGCGGTGGATTTGTCATGCCCATTCGTGAACGCAAAGCTCAAGAAGTTTACATTATCACTTCTGAGGAAATTATGGCAATGTATACCGTCAATAACATTTGCCGAAGCATTCAGAAGTATGCTTCTATAGGCGGTATACGTCTGGGAGGATTGATCTGCAACTCTCGCAAAGTCGATCAGGAAGATGATTTGATCAAAGCTCTGGCAGAGAAACTGGGGACTCAAATGATCTACTCTATACCCAGAGACAACATGGTGCAACGAGCAGAGTTCCACCGCAAGACAGTGATTGAATATGCTCCTGAGTCTGAACAGGCGCAGCACTATCGCAACCTGGCAACCACGATAGACAAGAACAGAGATTTTGTGACTCCGAAATCTATGTCTAACGATCAGCTTGAGGAACTGCTGGTAAGGTTTGGGTTGTTTGACTAA
- a CDS encoding response regulator, translated as MKAPLPDNEAQRIESLLEYKILDTRSEAAFDDLTRLASYICGTPIALISLVDSDRQWFKSKVGLDALETPRDVAFCAHAIMQPEVFVVPDATEDERFATNPLVTSDPNVQFYAGVPLINPEGYALGTLCVIDHIPRELSPEQVEALRIIGSQVIKQLEMRRNLAGLVLASDTRKQAQKGRKQFFKRVAGGFGLASAILVLIGVISYQNTRILIDTKNQVQKTQEKINKLEELLSDMKDAETGQRGYILTGQESYLEPYQAVVGNIDQKIAELKDLIVDQPSQQKQFATLESLIAAKLAILKQTIYLRQNQGFDAALQLIQTNQGKYLMDNIRKVIHEIENQDKRLLQQQSQAAKASANKTLLTLAIAIFLSFLILGIVYYLISREVKERKLTEETLNQERNFISAVLDTASALVIVIDTQGQIVRFNQACEQITGYSFDEVRGRHFWNLFLLPEQVEEVKAVFEQLRSGEGPKEYENYWVTKDGSRRLIAWANTTLQDYQGHVEYIVATGIDITDVFEDLRLRKLAEQHLKAEYATTRVLAESTTINEAMPQILQGICESLGWDLSEFWMVDQRANLLSLLNSWYKISSKMQEFDILSRQITFAPGIGLPGRVWANVEPVWIADVIKEQNFMRSQIAAEVELHGAFGFPIRSGKKIIGVITCFSHEIQQHDPDLATVMNSIGEQVGQFIERKQAEEELQRQNLRSQLFTEITLKIRQSLQIKEILQITVTEVQKIIHSDRVLIYQPLADGSETTVVEAVVSGWLAIKEKKLTDAYFQAEYTQQYYLQQYRQRRDIELAELDIAEVQKSQMELLQEFGVKSNLVIPILVKEELCGLLIVHQCSSSRQWSSFETHLLRQIADQVGIALAQAQMLSAETQQRRELEIARQQAELASQTKSAFLANMSHEIRTPMNAVLGMTGLMLETPLNSEQQDFIETIRISGDALLSLINEILDLSKLEAGEMALETLDFNLSSCVEEVLELLAPPAHNKGLEIAALIYPNVPTHLQGDAGRLRQILMNLISNAIKFTSNGEVILRAELRSQTSTTATIYFAIIDTGLGITSEDQSKLFTPFTQVDASTTRKYGGTGLGLAICKQLVSLMAGEIGVESQLGKGSKFWFEVTLAKQLYPISSEGNDFANAKGERELLLNRRLLVVDDNATNRKIIHHQATRWGMLVDQAASATTALQAIQEAAKQKNLYDIAVIDMQMPEIDGMTLGEQIKANSAIARLPLIMLTSTNQRDEIQRALKIGFAAYLVKPVKPSRLLDTMMTILGTQMEQEESEVTSQELKLKNQENNSKYHSLGSPKFRILLAEDNLVNQKVALKQLQSLGYSADVAGNGKEVLQLLEKIPYDLILMDCQMPVLDGFETTKEIHRWQESSFASSRRPVVVAMTANAMKEDQQMCLDAGMDDYLSKPVTKQKLAAALERWGSVIFKAKEIAATEQISTTDISSVNLPIDWERLHQLSENNPEFELELLQIFVEDVQPRLEVIRIAIAAHDFGQIAREAHQIKGASANVGATTMHLAAEKLEQLAYNQERRGTTNFISELEEFVKRIQKFLICKDSNVEI; from the coding sequence ATGAAAGCACCATTACCTGATAACGAAGCACAGCGAATCGAATCTCTTTTGGAGTATAAAATCCTCGATACTCGTTCGGAAGCTGCCTTTGACGACCTCACCCGTTTAGCCTCCTATATTTGTGGAACTCCCATTGCCTTAATCAGTTTAGTTGATAGCGATCGCCAGTGGTTCAAGTCCAAAGTTGGCTTGGATGCCCTAGAAACACCGCGAGATGTAGCATTCTGCGCCCATGCTATTATGCAACCTGAAGTTTTTGTTGTGCCTGATGCAACCGAAGACGAAAGGTTTGCTACAAACCCGCTAGTCACCTCTGACCCCAATGTTCAGTTTTATGCTGGTGTACCGCTGATTAACCCTGAAGGATATGCACTAGGAACACTTTGTGTAATTGACCATATACCAAGAGAACTCTCTCCAGAACAAGTTGAAGCATTACGAATTATAGGTAGCCAGGTAATCAAGCAACTAGAAATGCGGCGCAACTTAGCAGGTTTGGTGTTGGCGAGTGACACACGCAAACAGGCACAAAAGGGACGTAAACAATTTTTTAAAAGAGTAGCCGGAGGATTTGGGTTAGCATCAGCAATTTTAGTTTTGATTGGCGTGATTTCTTATCAAAACACACGCATATTAATTGATACTAAAAATCAGGTGCAAAAAACCCAAGAGAAAATCAATAAACTGGAAGAATTACTGTCCGATATGAAGGATGCTGAGACTGGACAACGCGGTTATATTCTCACTGGACAAGAAAGTTATCTGGAACCTTATCAAGCAGTAGTTGGAAACATCGATCAAAAAATTGCAGAACTGAAGGATTTAATCGTAGATCAACCTAGCCAACAAAAGCAGTTTGCAACCCTTGAATCTCTGATAGCTGCAAAACTTGCCATACTCAAGCAGACTATATATCTGCGTCAAAATCAGGGATTCGACGCAGCATTGCAGCTAATCCAGACAAATCAGGGAAAATATCTCATGGATAATATCCGCAAGGTCATACATGAGATAGAGAATCAGGATAAAAGGTTGCTCCAACAGCAATCACAAGCTGCAAAAGCCAGTGCTAACAAGACGCTTTTGACACTTGCGATCGCTATTTTTCTAAGTTTTCTCATTTTGGGTATAGTTTACTACTTAATTTCTCGTGAGGTAAAAGAGCGTAAATTAACAGAGGAAACACTGAACCAAGAACGCAACTTTATCTCAGCAGTCCTTGATACAGCCAGCGCTTTGGTAATAGTTATTGACACACAAGGGCAAATCGTTCGCTTCAATCAAGCTTGTGAACAAATAACTGGTTACTCATTTGATGAGGTGAGAGGAAGGCATTTCTGGAACCTGTTTTTACTTCCTGAACAGGTAGAGGAAGTTAAAGCAGTTTTTGAGCAGTTACGATCTGGTGAAGGGCCCAAAGAGTACGAAAACTATTGGGTAACTAAGGATGGCAGTCGGCGGCTCATTGCCTGGGCTAACACTACCTTGCAAGACTATCAGGGCCACGTTGAATACATTGTCGCCACAGGTATCGACATCACCGATGTATTCGAGGATCTGCGCTTACGCAAACTAGCTGAACAGCATCTCAAAGCAGAGTATGCTACAACCCGCGTCTTAGCAGAGTCAACTACAATCAACGAAGCTATGCCCCAAATTCTGCAAGGAATCTGCGAAAGTTTGGGATGGGATTTAAGTGAATTTTGGATGGTAGATCAACGAGCAAATCTACTGTCATTGCTAAATTCCTGGTATAAAATATCCTCAAAGATGCAAGAATTTGACATCCTAAGTCGGCAGATCACGTTTGCACCAGGAATTGGGCTGCCTGGTCGTGTCTGGGCTAATGTTGAACCTGTTTGGATTGCTGATGTCATTAAAGAGCAGAATTTCATGCGCTCTCAAATCGCTGCGGAAGTAGAACTGCACGGAGCTTTCGGTTTTCCAATCCGTAGTGGTAAAAAAATCATCGGTGTCATTACCTGCTTTAGCCATGAGATCCAGCAACATGACCCGGATTTGGCAACAGTAATGAATTCGATTGGTGAGCAAGTAGGGCAGTTTATTGAGCGCAAGCAGGCAGAAGAAGAACTTCAACGCCAAAACTTGCGATCGCAATTATTTACTGAAATTACCCTCAAGATTCGTCAGTCTTTGCAAATCAAAGAAATTCTCCAAATCACTGTTACGGAGGTACAGAAAATTATCCATAGCGATCGAGTTTTGATTTATCAACCTTTGGCAGATGGATCTGAAACCACTGTAGTTGAGGCAGTAGTTTCTGGGTGGCTGGCAATTAAAGAGAAAAAGCTCACTGATGCTTACTTTCAAGCGGAATATACACAGCAATACTATCTACAGCAGTATCGTCAAAGACGGGATATCGAGCTTGCTGAATTGGATATAGCTGAAGTCCAAAAAAGCCAGATGGAATTACTGCAAGAATTTGGGGTGAAGTCCAATTTGGTCATACCCATTCTTGTCAAAGAAGAACTCTGCGGTTTGCTGATTGTCCATCAGTGTAGCAGTTCCCGCCAATGGTCTAGCTTTGAAACTCATCTTTTACGGCAAATAGCTGACCAAGTAGGTATTGCCTTAGCCCAAGCCCAAATGTTAAGCGCAGAAACTCAACAGCGACGAGAACTCGAAATTGCCCGTCAGCAAGCTGAATTAGCTTCTCAAACCAAAAGTGCCTTTTTGGCCAATATGAGCCATGAAATTCGGACTCCAATGAATGCTGTGTTAGGCATGACAGGCTTAATGTTAGAAACTCCCCTCAATTCAGAGCAACAGGATTTTATTGAAACAATTCGCATTAGTGGAGACGCTCTTTTAAGCCTGATCAACGAAATTTTGGATCTGTCCAAACTTGAGGCTGGGGAAATGGCACTGGAAACTCTAGATTTTAACTTATCTAGCTGTGTGGAAGAGGTGTTGGAATTATTGGCTCCCCCAGCCCATAATAAGGGATTAGAAATTGCAGCGTTGATTTATCCCAACGTCCCTACCCACCTCCAAGGCGATGCTGGCCGCCTACGGCAAATTCTGATGAACCTGATCAGCAATGCGATCAAGTTCACCAGTAATGGAGAGGTAATATTACGAGCAGAATTGCGATCGCAAACCTCTACTACAGCCACCATTTATTTTGCCATCATAGATACTGGTCTTGGCATCACCTCTGAAGACCAATCCAAACTCTTTACGCCATTTACCCAAGTAGATGCTTCCACTACCCGCAAATATGGCGGTACAGGTTTGGGATTAGCCATCTGTAAGCAACTGGTAAGCTTGATGGCAGGAGAAATTGGCGTAGAAAGTCAGTTGGGAAAAGGATCTAAGTTTTGGTTTGAAGTAACTCTCGCCAAGCAACTTTACCCTATTTCCTCAGAAGGCAATGACTTCGCCAACGCCAAGGGCGAACGCGAACTTTTGCTCAATCGGCGCTTGTTAGTAGTGGATGATAATGCCACTAATCGCAAAATCATCCACCATCAAGCTACCCGTTGGGGGATGCTGGTGGATCAGGCTGCTTCGGCTACTACTGCCCTTCAAGCTATTCAGGAAGCCGCCAAGCAAAAAAATCTCTATGACATAGCTGTGATTGACATGCAGATGCCAGAAATAGATGGGATGACCTTGGGAGAGCAAATTAAGGCAAATTCAGCGATCGCTAGGCTACCTTTGATTATGCTTACCTCTACTAATCAAAGGGATGAAATCCAACGAGCGCTAAAAATAGGATTTGCGGCTTATTTGGTCAAACCTGTTAAGCCGTCCCGACTCCTCGATACCATGATGACTATCTTAGGAACCCAGATGGAACAGGAGGAATCAGAAGTCACAAGTCAGGAATTAAAACTTAAAAATCAAGAAAACAACAGCAAGTATCATTCTCTTGGCTCCCCCAAATTTAGAATTCTCTTAGCTGAAGATAATCTGGTGAATCAAAAAGTTGCCTTGAAGCAACTCCAAAGCCTGGGCTACAGTGCTGATGTCGCTGGTAATGGGAAAGAAGTTTTGCAGTTATTGGAAAAAATTCCCTACGATTTAATTCTGATGGATTGCCAAATGCCAGTTCTCGACGGTTTTGAAACCACAAAAGAAATTCATCGTTGGCAAGAAAGCAGCTTTGCCAGCAGTCGTCGTCCTGTGGTAGTTGCAATGACAGCTAATGCGATGAAAGAAGATCAACAAATGTGTCTAGATGCCGGAATGGACGACTATCTGAGCAAGCCAGTAACGAAACAAAAATTGGCGGCGGCGCTAGAGCGTTGGGGAAGTGTGATATTCAAGGCAAAAGAAATAGCTGCTACAGAGCAGATTTCTACTACAGATATCAGTTCAGTTAACCTCCCAATTGATTGGGAACGTTTGCATCAACTCTCGGAAAATAATCCAGAATTTGAATTGGAACTACTGCAAATATTTGTTGAAGATGTTCAACCTCGTCTAGAGGTAATAAGAATAGCGATCGCTGCTCATGACTTTGGTCAAATAGCGCGAGAAGCCCATCAAATTAAAGGTGCTAGTGCTAATGTTGGAGCAACAACTATGCATCTGGCAGCAGAAAAACTAGAACAACTAGCTTACAACCAAGAGCGTCGAGGTACTACTAACTTCATCTCAGAGTTAGAAGAGTTTGTTAAACGCATCCAAAAATTTTTGATCTGTAAAGATAGTAACGTAGAAATCTGA